The following proteins are co-located in the Naumovozyma dairenensis CBS 421 chromosome 9, complete genome genome:
- the NDAI0I00540 gene encoding zinc-binding alcohol dehydrogenase family protein, with translation MQLMGLPKEMKAVVIEGDHAAVKNDVKIPILEDGCMLIKVIAVAGNTSEFKHIDMKLGPEGSILGCDVVGEILQLGSDVINTAEEPFKVGDIVYSFIHGASKFRPHTGAFAEYVAVDSATTYKAPEGLLKNAEEDHLEEGPVKTFEGAASVPFSLTTAGAIMVHELGNKLEWQPEKPQHAFPVLIWGGATGVGQSLIQLAKKLHAYNKIIVVCSKKHFELMKSYGADDTFDYHDEDVVEQIRTKYNNIQHLIDAVSNETTIQQVYKCAADKVPVKLMQLVFLNIENIKEKDRKDNVKIIGTIIYLVDGLPVEMGSFHFPANPIYRRDITEFIKFITPRLADGSIHHMPVRVYHNGLDDMPEIIDIIRKGKNSGEKLVSVL, from the coding sequence atGCAATTGATGGGCTTACCAAAAGAAATGAAAGCAGTGGTCATAGAAGGTGACCATGCAGCAGTAAAGAATGACGTCAAGATACCCATCCTAGAGGATGGATGTATGCTAATCAAAGTAATTGCTGTAGCAGGTAACACATCCGAATTCAAACATATTGATATGAAATTAGGACCTGAAGGATCCATCTTAGGTTGCGACGTTGTCGGTGAAATCCTTCAATTAGGGTCCGATGTCATTAACACCGCTGAAGAACCATTCAAAGTTGGTGATATtgtttattcttttattcATGGTGCATCTAAATTTAGACCTCACACTGGTGCATTTGCTGAATATGTTGCGGTGGATTCTGCTACTACTTACAAGGCTCCAGAAGGGTTGTTGAAGAATGCTGAGGAAGATCATTTGGAAGAAGGTCCTGTGAAAACTTTTGAAGGTGCTGCTTCTGTACCCTTTTCATTGACTACGGCAGGTGCCATCATGGTTCATGAATTAGGTAATAAATTAGAATGGCAACCTGAAAAACCACAACATGCTTTCCCCGTATTGATTTGGGGTGGTGCTACCGGTGTTGGCCAATCATTGATTCAATTGGCTAAGAAATTACATGCTTATAACAAGATAATTGTTGTTTGCTCTAAAAAGCATTttgaattaatgaaaagtTATGGTGCGGATGATACCTTTGATTACCATGATGAAGACGTTGTTGAACAAATCAGgacaaaatataataatattcagCATTTAATAGATGCGGTTTCCAATGAAACAACCATCCAACAAGTCTATAAATGTGCAGCTGATAAAGTTCCTGTTAAATTAATGCAATTAGTATTCttaaatattgaaaacatCAAGGAAAAAGATAGGAAGGATAATGTAAAGATTATCGGTACTATAATCTACTTAGTCGATGGTCTTCCAGTGGAAATGGGTAGTTTTCATTTCCCAGCAAATCCAATTTATAGAAGAGATATTActgaatttattaaatttattacacCAAGATTAGCTGATGGTAGTATCCATCATATGCCTGTTCGTGTTTACCATAATGGTTTAGATGATATGCctgaaattattgatattattagaaaaggTAAGAATTCAGGTGAAAAATTAGTTAGTGTACTCTGA
- the IMG1 gene encoding mitochondrial 54S ribosomal protein bL19m (similar to Saccharomyces cerevisiae IMG1 (YCR046C); ancestral locus Anc_6.315) gives MWKSIIPRVSTKSNTIFNRCYQLPAINRKIIPVYPPVEPRSYASKDGSLLDKLAKLDVENTLDPQGWRRTLLEKSSKNSIKAGDIVRVTYDSKKSDNDNFVGYVLSVDRKRFIQDSSLLLRNQIGKTYVELRVPLFSPLIERIDLLRQNKGLRKRNKHYYIRNTRLDVHDLEAGLRRKK, from the coding sequence atgtGGAAAAGTATCATACCCAGGGTATCAACTAAAAGTAATACCATCTTTAATCGATGTTATCAATTGCCGGCCATCAATAGGAAAATTATACCGGTATATCCTCCTGTGGAACCTAGGTCGTACGCAAGCAAGGATGGATCATTGTTAGATAAATTGGCGAAGCTAGATGTGGAAAATACATTGGATCCTCAAGGTTGGAGGCGAACTTTATTAGAGAAATCGTCGAAGAATAGTATCAAAGCTGGTGATATAGTTAGGGTCACTTATGATTCCAAAAAAtctgataatgataattttgttgGATATGTCTTATCTGTCGATAGGAAAAGGTTTATACAAGATAGTTCGTTATTGTTGAGAAATCAAATTGGTAAAACTTATGTGGAATTGAGAGTACCCTTGTTTTCTCCATTGATTGAAAGAATCGATCTATTAAGACAAAATAAAGGTCTTAGAAAGAGGAACAAGCATTATTATATCAGAAATACTAGATTGGATGTCCATGATTTGGAAGCTGGTTTAAGACGAAAGAAATAA
- the ARE1 gene encoding sterol acyltransferase (similar to Saccharomyces cerevisiae ARE1 (YCR048W) and ARE2 (YNR019W); ancestral locus Anc_6.317), whose translation MTEELLNDEQFIKIQQLNSSTGSERRNSMIDQKDVDQLNGKLSDSSDSSTSISGSEMNENDKDQLHQLSNIINSVSSSAKNQSTSSGSSTTTTTTTSKKPIIPTEDDENDNNNKKNIVVNNINATTTTISQNNSKINHIKLEIAKINGKEKTRFHRDSHKLISFFDDVDFDVRPSLIDGAMTEPFKSSFEGPILEKQIKAFEKNKKAHLSDHFEIDKVSTPNDYNNNSNKLRLESNFSGIYIMLWMVLGFTAGRGILEYYVGHDGSFRDLIVLKIMVNDIPNVIIFDGLMILASYFVVIIQYFIKAHVLKWDKLGEIIASLYEFAFFLVFNYKLFDASLGFHWIARIFLYLHSMVLIMKMHSFSFFNGYLWNITKELNFSKKALTKYKDAPNDEIIKTLERSRDFCEHELKKLQIQIDDPSENFPNNITFKSYTMFLLFPTLVYQLSYPRSKKFRISYLFEKTCAVFGTIFVMTLVAELYVYPSILKADFMREHFVWPPTKQQTLEWFYILFEVMPPFTVLYILAFYLIWDAILNAFAEMTFFGDRYFYGDWWNCITFIEFSRIWNVPVHKFLLRHVYHSSMNVWKLTRAQATMFTFIFSSIFHEYAMFVIFKRVRCYMFLFQMSQLPMAWASNSRLLKDKKALGNVLFWGGVCSGPSVILALYLFY comes from the coding sequence ATGACTGAAGAACTTCTAAATGATGAGCAATTCATCAAGATTCAACAATTGAATTCTTCAACAGGTAGTGAGAGaagaaattcaatgatCGACCAAAAGGACGTCGATCAATTAAATGGAAAACTTTCAGATTCCTCTGACTCATCAACCTCTATTTCTGGATCagaaatgaatgaaaacGATAAAGATCAACTACATCAACTATCCAACATTATAAATTCTGTATCATCATCTGCAAAAAACCAAAGCACATCTTCTGGTTCCTCtaccacaacaacaaccacTACATCGAAAAAACCAATCATCCCAACTGAAGATGACGAAAacgacaacaacaacaagaaaaatattgtcGTCAATAACATAAAcgcaacaacaacaacaatatcacaaaacaattccaaaataaaCCACATAAAACTGGAGATCGCTAAAATAAAtggtaaagaaaaaacaagatTCCACCGCGACTCTCACAAATTGATCTCCTTCTTCGATGATGTAGACTTCGACGTAAGGCCTTCTCTTATTGATGGTGCTATGACTGAACCATTCAAATCCTCATTCGAGGGACCTATCTTGGAGAAACAAATTAAAgcctttgaaaaaaataaaaaggcACATTTGTCTGATCATTTCGAAATAGACAAAGTTTCTACCCCaaatgattataataataatagtaacaaGTTACGATTGGAATCCAATTTCTCAGGGATTTATATCATGCTTTGGATGGTCCTGGGGTTCACTGCAGGTAGAGGTATTTTAGAATATTATGTAGGGCACGATGGATCCTTTAGGGATTTGATAGTTTTGAAGATTATGGTGAATGATATTCCaaatgttattatattcGATGGTTTAATGATCTTAGCTTCATATTTTGTCGtcattattcaatattttattaaagcTCATGTATTGAAATGGGATAAATTAGGTGAGATTATTGCTTCTTTATACGAATTTGCATTTTTCCTTGTTTTCAATTACAAGTTGTTTGACGCAAGTTTAGGGTTCCATTGGATTGCAAgaattttcttatatttaCATTCGATGGTTCTTATCATGAAAATGcattcattttcattctttaaCGGTTACTTATGGAATATTACgaaagaattgaatttctCCAAAAAAGCATTAACTAAATATAAAGATGCACCCAATgatgaaatcattaaaacCCTGGAAAGAAGTCGTGACTTTTGTGAACATGAACTTAAGAaacttcaaattcaaatcgACGATCCAAGTGAAAATTTCccaaataatattacatTTAAAAGCTATACCATGTTCCTTTTATTCCCAACTTTAGTATATCAGTTAAGTTACCCAAGAAGTAAAAAATTCAGAATatcttatttatttgaaaagactTGTGCCGTCTTTGGTACCATTTTCGTCATGACTCTAGTTGCAGAATTGTACGTCTATCCCTCAATTCTCAAAGCCGATTTCATGCGTGAACATTTCGTTTGGCCACCAACTAAACAACAAACTTTAGAATGGTTCTATATCCTCTTTGAAGTCATGCCCCCCTTTACAGTCCTGTATATTCTAGCATTCTATTTGATTTGGGACGCCATCTTGAATGCATTCGCCGAAATGACTTTCTTTGGTGACAGATATTTCTACGGTGATTGGTGGAATTGTATCACATTCATTGAATTCTCAAGAATTTGGAACGTACCTGttcataaatttttattaagACATGTATACCATAGTTCCATGAATGTATGGAAATTGACGAGAGCACAAGCTACTATGTTCACTTTCATATTTAGTTCCATTTTCCATGAATATGCCATGTTCGTCATCTTTAAAAGAGTTAGATGTTATATGTTCCTTTTCCAAATGTCTCAATTACCAATGGCGTGGGCAAGTAATTCAAGACTATTAAAGGATAAAAAGGCATTAGGTAATGTCTTGTTTTGGGGTGGCGTTTGTTCTGGCCCAAGTGTTATCTTAGCACTGTATTTGTTTTATTAA
- the BUD23 gene encoding 18S rRNA (guanine1575-N7)-methyltransferase (similar to Saccharomyces cerevisiae BUD23 (YCR047C); ancestral locus Anc_6.316), protein MSRPEDLAPPEIFYNDSESKKYTSSTRVQHIQAKMTLRALELLNIPPNSFILDIGCGSGLSGEILSEEGDHMWCGIDISPSMLATGLTRELEGDLMLQDMGTGIPFRAGTFDAAISISAIQWLCNADTSYNDPKKRLMRFFNGLFAALKKGGKFVAQFYPKDDEQIDQILQAAKVSGFNGGLVIDDPESKKNKKYYLVLSSGAPRNDDNQVNLDGVTMDAQENDQSVANLRKKHKRGKIVESSKHYIQRKKELMKKRGRTVAKDSKFTGRKRRPRF, encoded by the coding sequence ATGTCCCGTCCTGAAGATTTAGCCCCACCAGAAATATTCTACAATGATTCAGAATCTAAAAAATACACATCCTCTACAAGAGTGCAACATATACAAGCGAAAATGACTTTACGTGCCTTAGAACTACTAAATATCCCACCAAACAGTTTCATCCTCGATATAGGTTGTGGGTCCGGTCTAAGTGGAGAAATCCTTTCAGAAGAAGGTGATCACATGTGGTGTGGTATTGATATTTCACCAAGTATGTTAGCTACAGGTTTGACTCGTGAATTGGAAGGTGATCTTATGTTACAAGATATGGGGACCGGTATACCGTTCCGTGCAGGGACTTTCGATGCCGCTATAAGTATTTCTGCTATTCAATGGCTTTGTAATGCTGATACGTCATATAATGATCCTAAGAAGAGATTAATGAGGTTTTTCAATGGATTGTTTGCAGCTTTAAAGAAAGGTGGTAAGTTTGTTGCACAATTTTATCCAAAGGATGATGAACAAATTGATCAGATTTTACAAGCTGCGAAAGTTTCTGGGTTTAATGGGGGGTTGGTTATTGATGATCCGGAATCtaagaagaataagaaatattatttggtaTTAAGTTCAGGAGCTCCAagaaatgatgataatcAAGTCAATTTGGACGGTGTTACAATGGATGCTCAAGAAAATGATCAAAGTGTAGCAAACCTAAGGAAAAAACATAAGAGAGGGAAAATTGTGGAATCTTCTAAACATTATATTCAAAGGAAGAAAGagttaatgaaaaaacGTGGTAGAACAGTAGCAAAAGATTCTAAATTTACTGGTAGAAAGAGAAGACCCAGATTTTAA
- the RRT12 gene encoding Rrt12p (similar to Saccharomyces cerevisiae YCR045C; ancestral locus Anc_6.313) has translation MKFRILHSVIFVFQLIEFTAAHEYLVSLKNSDSIQSFMDSTYAHGQLMKDYLHGKISKTFSFGSFRGLTVNLTKDVVSAIKENPLVVDVVPNMKIHAFDYDDFENNDGYDDIKQPEELFDKNSYLVKVQNGAPRHLARLSRRMPLPYDFDDKDAYNDSLSYYYSKWHQGTDVNAYIIDSGIDINQEEFEGRATHGLDLTGEGPGDRNGHGTHVAGLVGSKTYGVAKNVTLVEVKALDRQGSGSLITVISALEFVVNHCGKSKSKKCVANLSLGAFMMPLLNEAIKATVDSGVVVVVAAGNGNIDACWCSPASEKSAITVGAFDDRIDTIAKFSNWGSCVDIFAPGVAISSLSIKDNQKSVEFSGTSMASPQVAGIVSILLDQGVENEDIRDYLFELATDDVFQKRTLLFKPRTPNRITFNGISKKDEDFEDGIFPEINVDVLLDELQNYVPKKNYEKIDSSDVTIPMGSINVHKRKREVLESL, from the coding sequence atgaaattcaGAATTTTACATTCAGTCATATTTGTTTTCCAATTGATTGAATTCACTGCTGCTCATGAATATTTAGTAAGTTTAAAAAATTCCGATTCCATTCAAAGTTTCATGGATTCCACATACGCACATGGtcaattaatgaaagattatttacATGGTAAAATTAGTAAAACGTTTTCATTCGGTTCTTTCCGAGGTCTTACTGTCAATTTAACTAAAGATGTTGTCAGTGCGATTAAAGAAAACCCATTAGTGGTTGATGTCGTGCCTAATATGAAAATACATGCATTTGattatgatgattttgaaaataatgatggttATGATGACATTAAACAACCTGAggaattatttgataaaaattcTTATCTTGTTAAAGTTCAAAATGGTGCACCAAGACATTTAGCAAGattatcaagaagaatGCCCTTACCGTATGATTTCGATGATAAAGATGCTTataatgattcattaagttattattatagtaAATGGCATCAAGGTACTGATGTCAATGcatatattattgattcTGGGATTGATATCaatcaagaagaatttgagGGAAGAGCTACGCATGGGTTGGATCTTACGGGAGAAGGACCTGGTGATCGAAATGGTCATGGTACTCATGTGGCAGGACTTGTTGGATCCAAGACTTATGGTGTTGCCAAAAATGTTACGTTAGTAGAAGTGAAAGCATTAGATCGTCAAGGTTCAGGAAGTTTAATCACAGTTATAAGCGCACTTGAATTTGTTGTAAATCATTGTGGgaaatcaaaatctaaaaaATGTGTGGCTAATTTAAGTTTAGGTGCATTTATGATGCCACTTTTAAATGAGGCAATTAAAGCTACTGTGGATTCTGGtgtagttgttgttgttgctgcaGGTAATGGTAATATTGATGCATGTTGGTGTAGTCCTGCTTCTGAAAAATCAGCAATTACTGTGGGAGCATTTGATGATCGAATTGATACTATAGCAAAATTTAGTAATTGGGGGTCATGTGTTGATATTTTTGCTCCTGGGGTCGCCATTTCCTCTCTATCTATTAAAGATAACCAAAAAAGTGTGGAATTTTCAGGTACTTCAATGGCTTCCCCCCAAGTTGCTGGTATtgtatcaatattattagacCAAGGTGTTGAGAATGAAGATATTAGGGATTATTTATTCGAATTAGCTACAGATGACGTTTTCCAAAAGagaacattattatttaagcCACGCACACCGAATAGAATTACATTTAATGGTATTAGTaagaaagatgaagatttcGAAGATGGTATTTTCCCTGAGATTAATGTTGATGTTTTACTTgatgaattacaaaacTATGTACCCAAAAAGAATTATGAAAAGATTGATAGTAGTGATGTCACTATTCCAATGGGTAGTATTAATGTTCATAAGAGAAAAAGAGAAGTTTTAGAATCCTTGTGA